ACCACAAATAATTAGGAGAGAAAAGACTCAAGAATTTTCAAATGAAGTATCGATTACAGAAACTGCATCTTCTATTAAAGAATTGTTATTAAAAATGCAACATAAAACTTCCAAACCAATTTCTAACGGGAAATTGAAAGTATCTCTCTATGGGGAAAAACTTGCAAAAGAAGGGATTTTGAACTACGTCGAATATCTAAGTAGGGATCCTGTAATTGGTCGCAATATTTCACTCTGTATAGTAAATGGCGAAGCTGAGAATTTAATTAAAGGACCATATAATAATAGAGAAGGGACAACCGCAGAATATATAGGTAAACTGATTGGACAAAATATCCAGAGAGGAAACTTCCCGAATTCAAATTTACATTTATTCTTAAAACATCATTATGCCGTAGGGATAGACCCCATTCTTCCTGTTCTAAAAAAAGAAAATAATGATGTGGTCCTAAAGGGGATAGGAATTCTAAAAGATGGTGTCTTAGTACACACAGTTCCATATTCTGAAGGTTTTTTCTTTAAGGTATTAAAAGATAGAGCAAGCTTCGGTATATTAACTATGCCCTACCAAGATCAAAATGTGGTTTTAGAAAATGTAGTTTCCAAAGTTACTTATCATACCTCGGGAGATGCAAGTAATCCAAAGTTTAACATTGAAGTAAAGGTAAAGGGTTATCTAAATGAGGTTGCTAATATGAATGTCGCTGTAACCCCCAAGATGATCGAAGATATTGAATCAAAAATGATAACATTTTCAAAAGAAAAAGGTCTTGAGCTAATTAACCAATTTAAAGAAAAGGATATAGACCCCTTTGGGTTTGGATATATATTGAAGAATCGTTTTCCGAATTTCACGTTAGAGAAATGGAAAACACAATATCCGGATGTTCCAATCAGCATTGATTTTAAAATAGACATCACTCATAAAGGGATAAGAGATGGATAAGAATTTTTCAACATTATGGAATGACGGAATTGGATAATTTCCGTCATTAATAAAGGACCTTATTCTTCGGGGCTCCAATCCACTCTTTATTTACGTCGTACACCGCTACACGATACTGACTCCCAGTAATAAACCAACTCTCATCAGATGTGAGTATGGTCCTCAGGGTTAAATTCTTTTTCTATGGGATGCATCATGCGGGTGATATGTCAGTAGTAAACTATTGTAATTCTCCACTATCTCTACTATAATAACTAAACATTTAGAAATTAGAAACAAATTACGAGAAGGTTTTTCAACGCTAAACATTTTATAGAAGAGGTGCTGTCATGAGTCAACATATATCATTCGTACAAAGAGAAGAGTTAAAGAACAAACCTGCATCTGATGCTTTAGGGTTTGGAGTTCATTACACTGACCACATGTTTGTGATGGATTATGAGGAAGAACAAGGATGGCATGATCCGAGAATTGTTCCGTATGGCCCTCTTACTATGGACCCAGCAGCTATGGTGTTTCACTATGGACAAGCGATATTCGAAGGTTTGAAGGCATATACGACACCAGAGGGTACAGTTCAACTATTTCGTCCAGATCGAAATATGAAGCGATTTAACCAGTCATGCGAGCGTCTTCACATCCCTAAGATCGATGAGGATTTCTTGTTAAACGCGATCCAACAATTGCTTTTAACGGATAAAGATTGGATTCCGAATCAGGAAGGTACCTCCTTATATATTCGTCCCTATGTGTTCGCGACAGAGCCTTTTATTGGAGTCCGTCCTTCCAAACAATATAAATTACTCGTGATTCTTTCTCCTGTAGGATCTTATTATGGGGATCAACTTAGCCCTGTGCCAATCTACGTTGAGGAAAAATATATCCGAGCTTCCGTTGGAGGAGTTGGCGAAGTGAAAACAGCAGGAAATTATGCTGCTAGTATGAAAGCACAGAAAGAAGCTGAAGCAAAAGGCTACTCCCAAATCCTCTGGCTTGATTCCAAAGAAAATAAATATGTAGAAGAAGTCGGTAGTATGAACATCTTCTTTAAAATCAACGGAGAAGTCGTAACCCCTGCATTAAGTGGAAGTATCTTAAATGGAGTGACACGTAATTCCGTAATCGAACTACTCAACCATTGGGGTATCCCGGTTCGAGAAGAGAAGATTTCCATCCAAGAAATTTTTGATGCTCATGAACGTGGTGAATTAGAGGAAGTATTCGGTGCTGGTACAGCCGTTGTTATTTCTCCAGTTGGAGAATTAACATGGAATGACCAAACTATTCAGGTAAACGATAAAAACATCGGCTCATTATCCCAACGTCTTTATGACACCATTACAGGAATTCAATTTGGCAAGATAGAAGATGAATTCAACTGGACTGTTCAAGTGGATGAAGTAAAGGTATAATCTTAAAACAAGAGCTCCCTACCAATTGGTGAGGGAGCTCTTGTTTTATAACTCTTATTAAGTTCCACAAAACGTTTGGTAAGGACCTCTTGATGGGTCAGGCCATGTAGCATATTCTTCTTGTTCCTCTGAGTACTCATAAGGATTAGAAAGAACGTTCATTAACCGCTCCATCACACCATAGTCATCTTTGTTGACTGCAGCTTGAAGCGCTTCTTCTACGCGGTGGTTCCTTGGGATAACTGCAGGGTTAGCGTTTTTCATCACTTCATAAATAGACGCATTCGTTTCTTCCTGTCTAGCCACTCTCTCTTGCCATTGTTTATACCAGTTCGTAAACTCTTCTGTACCATACATAGGCGTATCCTCTACTTTCTTGAGTGTTAAAGCGCGAAATGTATTGGTGAAATCAGCACGATTCGTTTTCATAATGTCGAGAAGGTTATCAATTAACTCTCTGTCTTGCTTTTCTTCATTTAAGAGGCCTAGTTTCTTTCTCATTCCTATAAGCCAATGACTATAATAGATTTTCTCAAAATGAGCTAGAGCTTCTTTGGCTAGTTCGACACCTTCCTCTTGATCTGCATGGAATAATGGCAATAACGCCTCAGCAAAGCGTGCGAGGTTCCATTGACCAATGGCTGGTTGGTTTTGATAAGCATAGCGACCTTGCGTATCAATAGAACTGAAGACGGTTTTCGGGTCAAATTCATCCATAAAGGCACACGGACCATAATCAATTGTTTCCCCACTGATTGTCATGTTATCCGTATTCATAACCCCATGGATAAAGCCAACCAGTTGCCATTTAGCGATGAGTGCAGCCTGTTGTTCGATGACTTTTTTATAAAGTGAAAGGTATGGATTCTCATCCTCTTTCACCTCTGGGTAATGACGATGGATGGCGTAATCAGCGAGTGTCTTGAGATCTTCTTTACTGCCCCATTCTGACACGTATTCAAACGTCCCGACACGCAGATGACTTGCTGCAACGCGGGTAAGTACAGCACCAGGTAGCTCTCTTTCACGCCTCACAGATTCCCCTGTTTTCACTACAGAAAGACTACGATTAGTTGGAATGCCGAGACCATGCATAGCTTCACTGATGATGTATTCTCGTAACATCGGTCCAAGTGTCGCACGGCCATCGCCTGCACGAGAATATGGTGTCGTTCCTGATCCTTTCAGCTGAATATCGAGCGTTTCCTCTGAAGAGGTCATATGCTCCCCAAGTAACACAGCTCTACCGTCCCCTAACATCGTAAAGCCTCCGAACTGATGCCCGGCATAAGCCATTGCAATCGGCAACGCACCTTCAGGGAGTTGGTTCCCACTCAATATATCAATACCTTCTTGGCTTTGTAGCCTCTTACCATCTAGACCTAAAGATTGTGCCAACTCTTCATTAAACACAACCATCTCCGGAGAACGTACAGGAGTAGGGTCCACCCTTTCAAAAAACATGTCCGGCAGACGAGTATAACTATGATCGAAGTTCCATCCCATTTCATTATTCGTTGTCATACAATCACCTTTATTTCATTAATATTTTTTTATCATTTAGTCTTCTACAAAAAACAAAACTCACACAAGCTTCTATGGAAAAATTGTGTTCACTTGTACTTTCTTTCTTCTATGATTACATGTGAAAGCGGAGTTTTAAAAGATTTCGCTTATTTTATTAAGGAATTTCACCTATTATTAGCTGCTATGTACCCTCATTATAATCGTTTCATAGAGTTTTTTACTTTTTAGAATTATAACGGACTAAACCAGATGATATCTATAGAGAAAGTAGAAATAAGATTACTTAACTCCATGTATCTCTTAAGAAATATAGTGGGTAAAGGGGGGGGGTGCTCCATTTTTTTACTTAATTTTGTATTATTTTTATTTTATCGGCTCCTAGACCTGGTGGATTGGTTTCTGTATGTATTTGGTTTTGGTCATATCTCACCCTAACTGATTGTCCTACTTTATATTGGTTTT
This genomic stretch from Pontibacillus yanchengensis harbors:
- a CDS encoding protein adenylyltransferase SelO; translated protein: MTTNNEMGWNFDHSYTRLPDMFFERVDPTPVRSPEMVVFNEELAQSLGLDGKRLQSQEGIDILSGNQLPEGALPIAMAYAGHQFGGFTMLGDGRAVLLGEHMTSSEETLDIQLKGSGTTPYSRAGDGRATLGPMLREYIISEAMHGLGIPTNRSLSVVKTGESVRRERELPGAVLTRVAASHLRVGTFEYVSEWGSKEDLKTLADYAIHRHYPEVKEDENPYLSLYKKVIEQQAALIAKWQLVGFIHGVMNTDNMTISGETIDYGPCAFMDEFDPKTVFSSIDTQGRYAYQNQPAIGQWNLARFAEALLPLFHADQEEGVELAKEALAHFEKIYYSHWLIGMRKKLGLLNEEKQDRELIDNLLDIMKTNRADFTNTFRALTLKKVEDTPMYGTEEFTNWYKQWQERVARQEETNASIYEVMKNANPAVIPRNHRVEEALQAAVNKDDYGVMERLMNVLSNPYEYSEEQEEYATWPDPSRGPYQTFCGT
- a CDS encoding Ger(x)C family spore germination protein — protein: MKGRFSFIFISFLILAGCQQNYSVEDRVLVILSGFDYVDDQTIKGTVAIPQIIRREKTQEFSNEVSITETASSIKELLLKMQHKTSKPISNGKLKVSLYGEKLAKEGILNYVEYLSRDPVIGRNISLCIVNGEAENLIKGPYNNREGTTAEYIGKLIGQNIQRGNFPNSNLHLFLKHHYAVGIDPILPVLKKENNDVVLKGIGILKDGVLVHTVPYSEGFFFKVLKDRASFGILTMPYQDQNVVLENVVSKVTYHTSGDASNPKFNIEVKVKGYLNEVANMNVAVTPKMIEDIESKMITFSKEKGLELINQFKEKDIDPFGFGYILKNRFPNFTLEKWKTQYPDVPISIDFKIDITHKGIRDG
- a CDS encoding branched-chain amino acid aminotransferase codes for the protein MSQHISFVQREELKNKPASDALGFGVHYTDHMFVMDYEEEQGWHDPRIVPYGPLTMDPAAMVFHYGQAIFEGLKAYTTPEGTVQLFRPDRNMKRFNQSCERLHIPKIDEDFLLNAIQQLLLTDKDWIPNQEGTSLYIRPYVFATEPFIGVRPSKQYKLLVILSPVGSYYGDQLSPVPIYVEEKYIRASVGGVGEVKTAGNYAASMKAQKEAEAKGYSQILWLDSKENKYVEEVGSMNIFFKINGEVVTPALSGSILNGVTRNSVIELLNHWGIPVREEKISIQEIFDAHERGELEEVFGAGTAVVISPVGELTWNDQTIQVNDKNIGSLSQRLYDTITGIQFGKIEDEFNWTVQVDEVKV